In the Chryseobacterium sp. MYb264 genome, one interval contains:
- a CDS encoding 2-oxo acid dehydrogenase subunit E2: protein MAEVITMPRLSDTMTEGKVAKWHKKVGDKVKEGDILAEIETDKAVQDFESEVEGTLLYVGVEEGNAAVVDSVLAIIGKEGEDISGLTGGAAAPSTSEDKKEEPKAEAAAAQEASTEVPAGVEVITMPRLSDTMTEGKVAKWHKNVGDTVKEGDLLAEIETDKAVQDFESEFNGVLLKQGVEEGGAAPVDSVLAIIGPAGTDVSGVGAAKPAAASSEKPAEQKTEAKTEEKAAPVANASSSDRVAISPLAKKMAQDKGVDINAVQGSGENGRIVKKDIENYQPSAKPASSAPAASGAAQVALSFVQGEDTESQNSQVRNIIAKRLSESKFSAPHYYLMVEINMDKAIEARKEINSLPDTKISFNDMIIKATAVALRKHPQVNSSWAGDKIIHRGNINIGVAVAIPDGLVVPVLKNTDQMTYTQISAAVKDMAGRAKNKGLKANEMEGSTFSISNLGMFGIETFTSIINQPNAAILSVGAIIEKPVVKNGQIVVGNIMKLSLACDHRVVDGATGAQFLQTLKTYLESPLTLLL from the coding sequence ATGGCAGAAGTTATTACAATGCCACGTCTTTCCGATACAATGACGGAAGGAAAAGTGGCTAAATGGCATAAAAAAGTAGGAGACAAGGTAAAAGAAGGAGACATTTTAGCTGAAATTGAAACGGATAAAGCGGTTCAGGACTTTGAATCTGAAGTTGAAGGTACTCTCTTGTACGTAGGTGTAGAAGAGGGGAATGCAGCGGTTGTAGATTCAGTTTTAGCGATTATTGGTAAAGAAGGAGAAGATATTTCAGGATTAACAGGTGGGGCTGCCGCTCCCAGTACTTCTGAAGATAAAAAAGAAGAGCCTAAAGCAGAAGCTGCTGCTGCTCAGGAAGCTTCTACTGAAGTTCCTGCAGGAGTAGAAGTTATTACTATGCCAAGACTTTCTGATACAATGACAGAAGGTAAAGTGGCTAAATGGCACAAAAATGTAGGAGATACAGTAAAAGAAGGAGATCTTCTTGCTGAGATCGAAACAGATAAAGCGGTTCAGGATTTTGAATCTGAATTCAATGGAGTATTATTAAAACAAGGTGTTGAAGAAGGAGGTGCTGCTCCCGTGGATTCAGTATTGGCGATTATCGGCCCTGCAGGAACAGATGTTTCTGGTGTAGGTGCTGCAAAACCGGCTGCTGCTTCATCAGAAAAGCCTGCTGAACAAAAAACGGAGGCTAAAACAGAAGAAAAAGCTGCTCCGGTTGCTAATGCATCATCTTCAGACAGAGTTGCCATTTCTCCGTTAGCTAAGAAAATGGCTCAGGACAAAGGGGTTGATATCAATGCTGTACAAGGTTCAGGAGAAAATGGAAGAATTGTTAAAAAAGATATTGAAAATTATCAGCCATCTGCGAAACCAGCGTCTTCAGCTCCGGCTGCAAGTGGTGCTGCTCAGGTTGCGTTAAGCTTCGTTCAGGGTGAGGATACAGAATCTCAGAACTCACAGGTAAGAAATATTATCGCTAAGCGTCTTTCTGAAAGTAAATTCTCTGCGCCTCACTATTATCTGATGGTTGAAATTAACATGGATAAAGCAATCGAGGCTAGAAAAGAAATCAATTCTTTACCGGATACTAAAATTTCTTTCAATGATATGATCATTAAAGCAACTGCTGTTGCCTTGAGAAAACACCCGCAGGTAAATTCAAGCTGGGCAGGGGATAAGATCATTCACAGAGGAAACATCAATATCGGGGTAGCGGTTGCCATTCCTGACGGATTGGTTGTGCCGGTTCTTAAGAATACAGACCAAATGACGTATACTCAGATTTCAGCTGCTGTAAAAGATATGGCTGGAAGAGCTAAGAACAAAGGCCTTAAAGCTAATGAAATGGAAGGTTCTACCTTCTCCATCTCAAACTTGGGTATGTTCGGAATTGAAACGTTTACAAGTATCATTAACCAACCAAACGCTGCAATCCTTTCAGTAGGAGCAATTATTGAGAAGCCTGTTGTGAAAAACGGACAAATCGTGGTTGGAAATATCATGAAGCTTTCATTAGCTTGTGATCACAGAGTGGTAGACGGTGCTACTGGTGCTCAGTTCTTACAGACTTTAAAAACATATTTAGAAAGTCCATTAACTTTGTTACTGTAA
- the rpe gene encoding ribulose-phosphate 3-epimerase: MKTKLIAPSLLSADFGNLQRDIEMLNNSQADWLHVDVMDGRFVPNISFGFPVMKTVQQHAKKFVDVHLMIVEPEKYVEEFIDHGADLVSVHYEACTHLHRTIHLIQSKGAKAGVVLNPSTPVLLLEDIIADVDLVLLMSVNPGFGGQKFIENTYKKIAETKDLILSNNSTALIEVDGGVNIDNAAKLFEAGADVLVAGNAVFSSENPERTIELLKI, encoded by the coding sequence ATGAAAACGAAGCTTATTGCACCTTCCCTTTTATCCGCAGACTTTGGGAATCTGCAAAGAGACATTGAAATGCTGAACAATTCTCAGGCCGACTGGCTCCATGTGGATGTAATGGACGGAAGATTTGTTCCGAACATTTCATTTGGATTTCCCGTCATGAAAACTGTACAGCAACACGCTAAAAAATTTGTTGATGTACATTTGATGATTGTAGAACCGGAAAAATATGTTGAAGAATTTATCGATCATGGTGCAGATCTGGTTTCCGTTCATTATGAAGCCTGCACGCATCTTCACCGAACGATCCATTTAATTCAGAGCAAAGGAGCAAAAGCCGGCGTTGTTCTGAATCCTTCCACTCCAGTACTCCTGTTGGAAGATATAATTGCAGATGTTGATTTAGTATTATTAATGAGTGTAAATCCAGGATTCGGAGGACAGAAATTCATTGAAAATACTTATAAAAAAATTGCCGAAACTAAAGATTTGATCTTAAGCAACAATTCCACTGCTCTGATTGAAGTTGATGGCGGGGTAAATATTGACAATGCAGCAAAATTATTTGAAGCGGGAGCAGATGTTTTGGTAGCGGGAAATGCTGTTTTCTCGTCGGAAAACCCTGAAAGGACCATCGAACTCTTGAAAATTTAG
- the chrP gene encoding chryseobasin maturation metalloprotease ChrP produces the protein MKFEKKSLKFLEKYLNTSSPTGYEHKGQEVWMDYIRPYVDKIEVDHYGTCYGIINPEAEFKVVIEAHADEISWYVNYITDDGLIYVIRNGGSDQTIAPSKVVHIHGEKGIVKGVFGWPAIHTRGNQNEPTPKIENIFIDCGATSKKEVEELGIYVGCMITYPDEFFEMNDRYFVCRALDNRIGGFMIAEVARLLKENKKSLPFGLYIINSVQEEVGLYGADMIADTIKPNIAIVTDVTHDTTTPMIEKKKEGDQKCGDGPVVFFAPSIHHTIRELIIDTAKKKEIPFQRAAASRATGTDTDAFAHSNGGVPSALISLPLRYMHTTVEMVSKEDVGNVIKLIYETLQRIKPEMKLKYH, from the coding sequence ATGAAATTTGAAAAGAAATCTTTAAAATTTTTAGAAAAATATCTGAATACCTCCTCTCCTACAGGTTATGAGCATAAGGGACAAGAAGTCTGGATGGATTATATCAGACCCTATGTCGATAAAATTGAGGTAGATCATTATGGAACCTGCTACGGAATTATTAATCCTGAAGCGGAATTTAAAGTCGTAATCGAAGCTCACGCCGATGAAATATCATGGTATGTTAATTATATCACAGATGACGGATTGATCTACGTAATTAGAAACGGAGGTTCCGATCAAACCATTGCTCCTTCAAAAGTAGTTCATATTCACGGTGAAAAAGGGATCGTAAAAGGTGTTTTCGGATGGCCGGCCATTCATACAAGAGGTAATCAGAATGAGCCGACTCCTAAGATTGAAAATATTTTCATTGATTGTGGAGCAACATCAAAAAAGGAAGTGGAAGAACTGGGCATCTATGTTGGCTGCATGATCACCTATCCTGACGAATTCTTTGAAATGAACGACAGATATTTCGTTTGCCGAGCCTTAGACAACAGAATCGGAGGTTTTATGATCGCTGAAGTAGCGAGATTATTAAAGGAGAACAAGAAATCACTTCCATTCGGATTATATATTATCAATTCTGTTCAGGAAGAGGTAGGTCTTTATGGAGCGGATATGATTGCAGACACTATCAAACCCAACATCGCTATTGTCACAGATGTAACCCACGACACCACCACGCCGATGATTGAAAAGAAGAAAGAAGGTGATCAGAAATGTGGTGACGGACCGGTTGTTTTCTTTGCACCTAGCATTCATCACACTATCAGAGAGTTAATCATTGATACAGCTAAAAAGAAAGAAATCCCTTTCCAGAGAGCAGCAGCCAGCAGAGCGACAGGAACGGATACTGATGCTTTCGCACACTCTAACGGCGGCGTTCCGAGTGCCTTAATTTCCCTTCCTTTGCGGTATATGCATACCACCGTTGAAATGGTTTCTAAAGAAGACGTAGGAAATGTAATTAAACTAATTTACGAAACCCTTCAGAGGATAAAGCCGGAAATGAAGTTAAAATATCATTAG
- a CDS encoding DUF4294 domain-containing protein produces MNFTKIVCLFLFFFGVSIFGQTDSVIAKPLSQYPPELLKVDEFGKKYYYDERQKMRVYDINGETVVVMDELVLVNRPKFNNQLDRNYYYFLNKKLYRVYPLFVTALQQYRDIQKDMTDLDSKAKRKYVRERQNMLAEQYEKQLRDLTTTEGQVFAKLMNRATGKNVYEIIRELRGGFSAFWWNLKGKMADINLKDEYNPHKNRTDEFLESLLQSNWNSGYLQPYPGANQFRVSR; encoded by the coding sequence ATGAATTTTACTAAGATTGTTTGTCTTTTTTTGTTCTTTTTTGGAGTCAGTATCTTTGGTCAGACAGATTCGGTGATTGCCAAACCGTTGAGCCAATATCCTCCCGAGCTTTTGAAAGTGGATGAATTTGGTAAAAAGTATTATTATGATGAAAGGCAAAAAATGAGGGTGTATGATATTAACGGGGAAACTGTTGTTGTCATGGACGAGCTTGTTCTGGTAAACAGACCTAAGTTTAATAATCAACTGGACAGAAACTATTATTATTTCCTTAATAAAAAGCTGTACAGGGTATATCCTCTTTTTGTAACTGCTTTGCAGCAGTATCGGGATATTCAGAAAGATATGACGGATCTCGACAGCAAGGCAAAAAGAAAATATGTTCGTGAAAGACAGAATATGCTTGCGGAGCAATATGAAAAGCAATTAAGAGATCTTACTACGACTGAAGGACAGGTATTTGCCAAATTGATGAACAGGGCTACAGGAAAAAATGTCTATGAAATTATTCGTGAGCTGAGAGGTGGATTTAGTGCTTTTTGGTGGAATTTAAAAGGAAAAATGGCGGATATTAATCTTAAAGATGAATATAATCCTCATAAAAACAGAACCGACGAATTTCTGGAATCACTTTTACAATCGAACTGGAATTCAGGATATCTGCAGCCTTATCCGGGAGCCAATCAATTTAGAGTATCAAGATAA
- a CDS encoding NUDIX domain-containing protein has product MIDKINIRVYACAVKDRKVLTLFEEYAGEALMKFPGGGLEFGEGLLECLHREFDEELNVKIHIVEHLYTQDHFLVSRFKENEQLLTVYYLVNIVNEGDFLILDPCIENTEWIEIDRPDNPFVLPVDKIVFDKLKEKFL; this is encoded by the coding sequence ATGATAGATAAGATAAACATCAGAGTCTATGCTTGTGCAGTAAAAGATCGAAAAGTGCTTACACTATTTGAAGAATATGCAGGAGAAGCTTTAATGAAATTTCCCGGAGGCGGCTTAGAATTCGGAGAAGGACTTCTGGAATGCTTGCATCGGGAATTCGATGAGGAACTGAATGTAAAAATACATATTGTGGAACATCTTTATACGCAGGATCATTTTCTGGTTTCAAGGTTCAAAGAAAACGAACAGCTGCTCACCGTATATTATCTTGTTAATATTGTCAATGAAGGTGATTTTCTGATTTTAGATCCTTGCATCGAAAATACAGAATGGATTGAGATTGACAGACCTGATAATCCTTTCGTACTTCCTGTAGACAAGATAGTTTTCGATAAATTAAAAGAAAAATTCCTGTAA
- the mnmD gene encoding tRNA (5-methylaminomethyl-2-thiouridine)(34)-methyltransferase MnmD: protein MKREIKTTNDGSKTLFISDLNENYHSHHGALQEAEHVFIKNGLNSINDYEINILELGFGTGLNVLVTINEHLKTDKNHVINYFTLEKYPINESEMNNLAYFEHFDHPEFKNIYQKIHLADWEKSVEIVNNFSIKKIKCDFFDLNKIDLPKINLVYFDCFGARVQPDLWEKPLFEMVSDKMAVNGLLTTYSSKGSVRRILQELNFKVEKKQGPPGKREMINAVKL from the coding sequence TTGAAAAGAGAAATAAAAACCACAAACGACGGCAGTAAAACACTATTTATCAGTGATTTAAATGAAAACTACCATTCCCATCACGGGGCTCTACAGGAAGCTGAACACGTGTTTATCAAAAATGGACTAAATTCAATAAATGATTACGAAATCAACATTTTAGAGCTGGGTTTTGGAACAGGTTTAAATGTTTTAGTGACAATTAATGAACATTTAAAAACTGACAAAAATCATGTCATTAACTATTTTACCCTCGAAAAATATCCGATAAATGAATCCGAAATGAACAATTTGGCCTATTTTGAGCATTTTGATCATCCTGAATTTAAAAATATTTATCAAAAAATTCATCTGGCAGATTGGGAAAAGTCAGTAGAAATTGTTAATAATTTCAGCATTAAAAAGATAAAATGTGACTTTTTTGACCTAAACAAGATAGATTTACCTAAAATCAACCTTGTTTATTTCGATTGTTTTGGTGCCCGCGTACAGCCAGATCTTTGGGAAAAGCCTTTATTCGAGATGGTTTCCGACAAAATGGCAGTTAATGGATTATTAACAACCTATTCATCAAAAGGAAGCGTCAGAAGAATCCTTCAGGAACTGAATTTCAAAGTGGAAAAGAAGCAGGGACCTCCGGGAAAAAGGGAAATGATTAATGCGGTGAAATTATAA
- a CDS encoding branched-chain amino acid aminotransferase — translation MIIQKTENSRISTFDPNNFSFGNTFIDHMVICEYENGKWGDVKLVPYGPIPFTPAMMGVNYGQACFEGMKAYKDKDGQVFLFRPEKNFERINKSAKRLAMPEVTEEMFLEGLKALVDIDRDWIPQGEGMSLYIRPLIFATEEALKARVSEKYMFAIVATPAKMYYTEPVSVKISDHYSRAASGGVGSAKAAGNYAASFYPTQLAIEEGYEQIIWTDDATHEYFEESGTMNVFVRINDTIFTPPTSEKILDGVTRDSFIQLAKKRGIEVKVEPIKVADVVEAQKSGALKEVWGVGTAVVTTVFQALGHNGEKLELPKLSDEESYAVILKNDLVDLQTNLSEDSFGWRVLVDHVLETV, via the coding sequence ATGATAATTCAAAAAACTGAAAACTCCAGAATTTCTACATTCGACCCAAACAATTTTTCATTTGGAAATACTTTTATTGATCATATGGTGATCTGTGAGTATGAAAATGGAAAGTGGGGTGATGTGAAATTAGTTCCTTATGGTCCTATCCCTTTTACTCCTGCTATGATGGGGGTAAACTACGGACAAGCTTGTTTTGAGGGTATGAAAGCCTATAAAGACAAAGACGGGCAGGTTTTCCTTTTCAGGCCTGAAAAGAATTTTGAACGTATCAATAAGTCTGCAAAGCGTCTTGCGATGCCTGAAGTGACGGAAGAAATGTTTTTGGAAGGTTTAAAAGCATTGGTGGATATTGACAGAGACTGGATTCCTCAGGGAGAGGGGATGTCTTTATATATCAGACCATTGATCTTCGCTACAGAAGAAGCGTTGAAAGCCAGGGTATCTGAAAAATACATGTTTGCTATTGTAGCAACACCTGCAAAGATGTATTACACAGAACCGGTATCTGTAAAGATTTCTGACCATTACTCAAGAGCGGCAAGCGGTGGTGTAGGTTCTGCAAAAGCAGCCGGAAACTATGCGGCGTCTTTCTACCCGACTCAGTTGGCTATTGAAGAGGGCTATGAGCAGATTATCTGGACTGATGATGCTACTCACGAGTATTTCGAGGAAAGTGGTACAATGAATGTATTTGTAAGAATCAACGATACAATCTTTACGCCACCTACTTCTGAAAAAATCCTTGACGGTGTTACAAGAGACAGCTTCATTCAATTGGCTAAGAAAAGAGGTATTGAAGTGAAAGTAGAGCCTATTAAGGTAGCTGATGTGGTAGAGGCACAGAAAAGCGGTGCTTTGAAAGAAGTTTGGGGAGTAGGAACGGCTGTGGTAACAACAGTGTTTCAGGCTTTAGGCCATAACGGTGAAAAACTGGAGTTGCCTAAACTTTCTGACGAGGAAAGCTACGCAGTGATCCTTAAAAATGACCTAGTAGATTTGCAGACTAATCTTTCTGAAGATTCATTCGGATGGAGAGTATTGGTAGACCACGTTTTGGAAACGGTGTAA
- the era gene encoding GTPase Era codes for MHKAGFVNIVGKPNAGKSTLLNQLMGEKLAIVTQKAQTTRHRIFGIYNEEDLQIVFSDTPGVLDPKYGLQEKMMDFVKDSLQDADVFLFIVDVTDKAEPSEFLIDKLNKIPVPVLLLLNKVDQTNQEGLEKLVNDWHNRIPKAEILPISALNAFNTEIILPKLKSLLPESPAYYDKDMYTDKPERFFVNEAIREKILLNYDKEIPYSVEVVTEQFKEKEGIIFIDSIIYVERDTQKGILIGHKGEAIKKVGTESRIDLEKFFAKKIHLNLFVKVKKDWRKNDRDLKNFGYR; via the coding sequence ATGCATAAAGCAGGATTTGTAAATATAGTTGGAAAGCCAAATGCGGGAAAATCTACACTTCTGAACCAATTAATGGGAGAGAAGCTGGCGATTGTAACCCAGAAAGCACAAACAACAAGACATAGAATTTTTGGAATTTATAATGAAGAAGACCTTCAGATTGTGTTTTCAGATACGCCGGGAGTACTGGATCCAAAGTACGGTCTGCAGGAAAAAATGATGGATTTTGTGAAGGATTCTTTGCAGGATGCAGATGTTTTTCTTTTCATTGTGGATGTCACAGACAAAGCGGAGCCTTCAGAGTTTTTAATTGATAAGCTGAATAAAATTCCGGTACCGGTTTTATTATTGTTAAATAAAGTGGATCAGACAAACCAGGAAGGACTTGAAAAATTAGTCAATGACTGGCATAACAGGATTCCCAAGGCCGAAATACTTCCAATATCTGCGCTGAACGCATTCAATACCGAGATTATTTTACCTAAATTGAAATCTCTATTGCCGGAAAGCCCGGCTTATTATGACAAAGATATGTATACGGATAAGCCCGAGAGATTTTTCGTCAATGAAGCCATTCGTGAGAAAATTCTTTTAAATTATGATAAAGAAATTCCGTATTCGGTAGAAGTTGTTACAGAACAATTTAAAGAGAAAGAAGGCATAATTTTCATTGATTCTATTATTTATGTGGAAAGAGACACTCAAAAAGGTATTTTGATAGGTCATAAAGGAGAAGCGATTAAAAAAGTAGGAACAGAATCACGGATCGATCTGGAAAAGTTTTTTGCGAAAAAAATTCACTTAAACTTATTTGTAAAAGTAAAAAAAGACTGGCGAAAAAACGACAGAGATTTAAAGAATTTCGGATATAGGTAG
- a CDS encoding DoxX family protein gives MNYSNSKSSPVYIDIILFIVRLFIGFAMISHGFAKLQMLFNPGEIQFFDFMGLGPKITLILAVFGEFVCSIFLILGLFSRFALGFLIFTMVIAGFVVHGADPFEKRELSLIYLSVYVLLMTFGAGKFSVDDMIEKRKRANDW, from the coding sequence ATGAACTATTCAAATTCAAAATCCAGCCCGGTTTATATAGATATCATTTTATTTATTGTAAGATTATTTATCGGGTTTGCGATGATTTCACATGGGTTTGCAAAATTGCAGATGCTGTTTAATCCGGGGGAAATTCAATTTTTCGATTTCATGGGTTTAGGTCCTAAAATTACATTGATTCTCGCTGTTTTTGGTGAATTTGTTTGTTCCATATTTCTTATTTTAGGATTGTTCTCAAGATTTGCTCTTGGCTTTCTAATCTTTACTATGGTCATTGCCGGGTTTGTTGTACATGGAGCAGATCCTTTTGAAAAGAGAGAATTAAGTTTAATCTACCTGTCTGTTTATGTATTGCTAATGACTTTCGGAGCAGGGAAATTTTCTGTAGATGATATGATCGAAAAACGTAAAAGAGCTAACGATTGGTAA
- a CDS encoding alpha/beta hydrolase family protein, which translates to MKIKLTICLLAFLNFYEAQENIAYQKPSAEILKLADYERPPSVLMNSKKDWIVFTYRPTYKTLEDLSQQEMKLGGLRINPVTNISSTVTYLNNLKIRKISDKNEVQVKNLPVNPKITYTSFSPDEKKLAFTHTTGKGVELWIVDLETATAKKVTADNLNANLGVPYVWAKDSQSFLVKTLPQNRESLIDASKDLPTGPIVSTADGKVSQNRTYQDLLKNPQDEKNFEILTSSDIYKVDFNGGLTKVKDKDLYSGVNFSPDGNYLMATTIKKPFSYIVPLYRFPMTTTVYDAKGSIVKVVNEVPLNEIMPKGFSSVRQGKRDLGWRSDMPATLVYAEALDGGDQSKTADFRDEIFTWEAPFDNAPKSFFKTKQRYEDVSWTNDHYAIVSESWYDTRNVKSFLVDLNNGESKIIDDRNYQDVYSDPGNFNTTKNHYGRYVVDIKDGKSYLIGDGFTKDGQHPFIDEIDMKTLKKKRLYTSNVKNMKEEIIDILNPSKGEILTTQQSASQYPNYFKKNIKSNKAEAVTHFANPFESIKDVYKEVITYKRNDGVTLTGTLYLPANYDRKAKTEKLPLLIWAYPTEYKDKNTAGQNTQNPNDFTFPYYGSFVYWTTKGYAVLDDASFPIIGEGKTEPNDTFITQLVANGRAAIDAVDQLGYIDRTKVAVGGHSYGAFMTANLLTHSKDYACGIARSGAYNRTLTPFGFQSEQRNYWDVPEIYNTMSPFMNADKMKTPMLLVHGDADNNPGTFTLQTERYFQALKNLGAPVKMVLLPKEAHGYSAKENILHLLWEQDQFLEKCLKK; encoded by the coding sequence ATGAAGATAAAGCTGACTATTTGCCTTCTTGCGTTTCTTAATTTTTATGAAGCCCAGGAAAATATTGCCTACCAAAAACCATCTGCCGAAATTCTGAAATTGGCGGATTATGAAAGACCTCCAAGTGTTCTGATGAACAGTAAAAAAGACTGGATTGTGTTTACATACCGTCCCACCTATAAAACGTTGGAAGACCTTAGCCAGCAGGAAATGAAATTAGGAGGACTAAGGATCAATCCGGTAACCAATATTTCAAGCACGGTCACTTATCTTAATAATCTGAAGATTAGAAAAATAAGTGACAAAAATGAAGTTCAGGTAAAAAACCTGCCTGTAAATCCTAAAATCACCTATACTTCATTCTCTCCGGATGAGAAAAAACTGGCTTTTACTCATACTACAGGTAAAGGAGTTGAGCTTTGGATCGTGGATCTGGAAACGGCTACGGCAAAAAAAGTAACAGCGGATAATCTGAATGCCAATTTGGGGGTTCCCTATGTCTGGGCGAAAGATTCTCAAAGTTTTTTAGTTAAAACACTTCCTCAAAACAGAGAGTCTCTGATTGATGCAAGCAAAGATTTACCTACAGGCCCCATTGTTTCGACGGCTGACGGAAAAGTATCTCAAAACAGAACCTATCAGGATTTATTAAAAAATCCTCAGGATGAAAAGAATTTTGAAATTCTTACGTCTTCTGATATTTATAAAGTTGATTTTAACGGAGGTTTAACCAAAGTAAAAGATAAAGATCTTTACTCAGGAGTAAACTTTTCTCCAGATGGAAATTATCTGATGGCAACAACGATTAAGAAACCGTTTTCATACATTGTTCCTTTGTATAGGTTCCCGATGACGACGACTGTTTATGATGCTAAGGGAAGCATAGTGAAAGTGGTGAATGAAGTTCCGCTTAACGAAATTATGCCGAAGGGTTTTTCGTCTGTAAGACAGGGGAAAAGAGATTTGGGATGGAGAAGTGATATGCCTGCAACACTGGTATATGCTGAAGCTTTGGATGGGGGAGATCAGTCTAAAACGGCTGATTTCAGAGATGAAATCTTTACTTGGGAAGCCCCTTTCGATAATGCTCCGAAATCATTCTTTAAGACAAAGCAGAGATATGAGGATGTTAGCTGGACGAACGATCATTATGCAATTGTTTCAGAAAGCTGGTATGATACAAGGAATGTAAAATCTTTCCTGGTAGATCTTAATAACGGAGAATCTAAGATCATTGACGATAGAAATTATCAGGACGTTTACAGTGATCCAGGGAATTTTAATACCACTAAAAATCACTACGGAAGATACGTTGTGGATATTAAAGACGGTAAATCCTACCTTATTGGGGATGGTTTCACAAAAGATGGTCAGCATCCTTTCATCGATGAAATAGATATGAAGACGTTGAAGAAAAAGCGGTTGTATACTTCAAACGTAAAGAATATGAAGGAAGAAATTATTGATATTCTAAATCCTTCAAAAGGAGAGATTTTAACGACACAACAATCGGCAAGTCAGTATCCAAACTATTTCAAGAAAAATATTAAATCAAATAAAGCAGAAGCGGTAACCCATTTTGCCAATCCTTTTGAAAGTATTAAAGATGTATACAAAGAGGTCATCACATATAAAAGGAATGACGGAGTTACCTTAACAGGAACTCTCTATCTTCCGGCAAACTATGATAGAAAAGCAAAAACGGAAAAATTACCTTTGCTGATCTGGGCGTATCCAACGGAGTATAAAGATAAAAATACAGCCGGACAGAATACCCAGAACCCGAACGACTTTACCTTCCCATATTACGGATCTTTTGTGTACTGGACTACGAAAGGATATGCCGTCCTTGATGATGCTTCTTTCCCAATTATCGGAGAAGGAAAAACGGAACCAAATGATACTTTTATTACGCAATTGGTTGCCAACGGAAGGGCGGCCATTGATGCGGTGGATCAGCTAGGCTATATTGACAGAACCAAAGTTGCGGTAGGAGGTCACTCGTATGGTGCATTTATGACGGCTAACCTTTTAACGCACTCTAAAGATTATGCCTGCGGAATTGCAAGAAGTGGTGCTTATAACAGAACGTTGACGCCTTTCGGATTTCAAAGTGAGCAGAGAAATTACTGGGATGTTCCGGAAATCTATAACACGATGTCTCCGTTTATGAATGCAGATAAAATGAAAACTCCAATGTTATTGGTTCACGGTGATGCCGACAATAACCCGGGAACATTTACACTACAGACGGAAAGATACTTCCAGGCATTGAAAAATCTTGGAGCTCCTGTGAAAATGGTACTTTTACCAAAAGAAGCTCACGGATATTCCGCTAAAGAAAATATTCTGCATTTGCTTTGGGAACAGGATCAGTTCTTGGAGAAATGTTTAAAGAAATAA
- a CDS encoding Crp/Fnr family transcriptional regulator, with amino-acid sequence MLRTNQTFLDYLETLYVHQEHKNDIIMRSYEKGEKILTQNEVSTRIMLVKSGITKCFFVEENDKEYIVEFLGKGEIIGEIEMLKNVSCLCSIEAITEVTVYSMRIPYFRSLIQNDLTLNNLLLDVFAERIVNTSSRASYQQLHTTEHTLSQLLEVKSKEMEISKEDMAAYLGITVRSLDRALKELQENEEEEESIARERKSSCIFAEIGFDNKWKNLYSGMQNPGI; translated from the coding sequence ATGTTAAGAACCAATCAAACATTTTTAGATTATTTAGAAACGCTTTATGTTCATCAGGAACATAAAAACGATATCATCATGAGATCTTATGAAAAAGGAGAAAAGATCCTGACACAAAATGAGGTTTCAACAAGAATAATGCTCGTAAAGAGTGGTATCACCAAGTGCTTTTTCGTTGAAGAAAATGATAAGGAATATATTGTGGAATTTTTGGGAAAAGGAGAGATTATTGGTGAAATTGAAATGTTAAAGAATGTTTCATGCCTTTGCAGTATTGAGGCCATTACCGAGGTCACTGTATATTCTATGAGGATTCCTTATTTTAGATCTCTGATCCAAAATGATCTCACTCTTAATAATTTACTGTTGGATGTCTTTGCAGAACGTATTGTTAATACATCAAGCAGAGCATCTTACCAGCAGCTGCACACCACAGAGCATACCTTGTCTCAGCTTTTAGAGGTAAAATCCAAGGAAATGGAGATTTCGAAGGAAGATATGGCTGCTTATCTGGGAATTACAGTGAGAAGTTTGGATCGTGCTTTGAAGGAGCTTCAGGAAAATGAAGAAGAAGAAGAATCCATTGCCAGAGAAAGAAAATCTTCATGTATCTTTGCAGAAATAGGCTTTGATAATAAATGGAAGAACTTATATTCAGGAATGCAGAACCCGGGGATTTGA